The following are from one region of the Hippocampus zosterae strain Florida chromosome 9, ASM2543408v3, whole genome shotgun sequence genome:
- the LOC127607189 gene encoding cytochrome c oxidase assembly protein COX14 homolog: protein MVTGKRLADMGYRAFSASMMLLTLYGGYLCSMRAYRYTQRQKELKMAAENQDPEMMKD, encoded by the coding sequence ATGGTTACCGGAAAACGTTTGGCCGACATGGGGTACCGGGCCTTTTCGGCCTCCATGATGCTGCTGACCCTCTACGGTGGCTACCTGTGCAGCATGCGGGCCTACCGCTACACGCAGAGGCAAAAGGagctcaaaatggccgccgaaaACCAGGATCCAGAGATGATGAAAGACTAA
- the LOC127607141 gene encoding pre-miRNA 5'-monophosphate methyltransferase isoform X2 gives MPMTLELSVALYKHLVETQGGTNVHLLGLDLDETLIRRAQENNPLQGGVTFALLDITGDCAPLREHLAHHESSSFHLTLCLAVTMWVHLNHGDAGLLRLLSRLAELSRHLLLEAQPWKCYRSAARRLRKLGRSDFHHFKNLTVRGDVSEHARQHLEKHCNMEMVRCFGSTAWDRKLLLFKRK, from the exons atgcccatgaccctc GAACTAAGTGTAGCCCTCTACAAGCATCTGGTGGAGACGCAAGGTGGAACCAACGTTCACCTACTGGGCTTGGATCTGGACGAGACCCTCATCCGGCGAGCCCAGGAGAataaccccctccagggcggcGTCACCTTCGCCCTGTTGGACATCACCGGTGACTGCGCACCGCTGCGGGAACACCTGGCCCATCACGAGAGCTCCAGCTTTCACCTGACCCTGTGCCTGGCCGTCACCATGTGGGTCCACCTGAACCACGGCGACGCCGGCCTGCTGCGGTTGCTCTCACGACTGGCCGAGCTTAGCCGGCATCTTCTACTGGAGGCGCAGCCCTGGAAGTGCTACCGCTCGGCGGCCCGCAGGCTTAGGAAGCTTGGGCGCTCGGACTTTCACCATTTCAAGAACCTTACAGTGCGCGGGGACGTGAGCGAACACGCCAGGCAGCATTTGGAAAAACATTGCAACATGGAGATGGTACGCTGCTTCGGCAGTACCGCGTGGGACAGGAAACTGTTGCTTTTTAAGCGGAAGTGA
- the LOC127607141 gene encoding pre-miRNA 5'-monophosphate methyltransferase isoform X1, whose translation MPMTLVRINRVSFFLSQFCTFYARTLGRSKQIVYLYPEAFECCATHFTMAACVNDDDTNEEIKDPGAAPYGNFINYYTFNPPENRLNVIPRTLLQDLGYNDPRQTTLLLDVGCNSGELSVALYKHLVETQGGTNVHLLGLDLDETLIRRAQENNPLQGGVTFALLDITGDCAPLREHLAHHESSSFHLTLCLAVTMWVHLNHGDAGLLRLLSRLAELSRHLLLEAQPWKCYRSAARRLRKLGRSDFHHFKNLTVRGDVSEHARQHLEKHCNMEMVRCFGSTAWDRKLLLFKRK comes from the exons atgcccatgaccctcgtgaggataaacagagtctctttctttctctctcaattttgtacattttacgCACGTACATTGGGAAGATCAAAACAAATTGTTTATCTCTACCCGGAAGCATTTGAGTGTTGCGCCACACACTTTACAATGGCAGCATGTGTGAACGACGATGACACTAATGAGGAAATCAAGGACCCCGGCGCGGCTCCGTATGGAAACTTTATCAATTATTACACTTTTAACCCACCGGAGAACAGATTAAATGTTATTCCCAGAACACTTCTTCAGGATTTAGGCTACAACGACCCCCGTCAAACAACATTGCTGCTGGACGTGGGCTGTAACTCGGGG GAACTAAGTGTAGCCCTCTACAAGCATCTGGTGGAGACGCAAGGTGGAACCAACGTTCACCTACTGGGCTTGGATCTGGACGAGACCCTCATCCGGCGAGCCCAGGAGAataaccccctccagggcggcGTCACCTTCGCCCTGTTGGACATCACCGGTGACTGCGCACCGCTGCGGGAACACCTGGCCCATCACGAGAGCTCCAGCTTTCACCTGACCCTGTGCCTGGCCGTCACCATGTGGGTCCACCTGAACCACGGCGACGCCGGCCTGCTGCGGTTGCTCTCACGACTGGCCGAGCTTAGCCGGCATCTTCTACTGGAGGCGCAGCCCTGGAAGTGCTACCGCTCGGCGGCCCGCAGGCTTAGGAAGCTTGGGCGCTCGGACTTTCACCATTTCAAGAACCTTACAGTGCGCGGGGACGTGAGCGAACACGCCAGGCAGCATTTGGAAAAACATTGCAACATGGAGATGGTACGCTGCTTCGGCAGTACCGCGTGGGACAGGAAACTGTTGCTTTTTAAGCGGAAGTGA
- the ppp4r1l gene encoding serine/threonine-protein phosphatase 4 regulatory subunit 1: protein MAGLSLYFEDGHDDLDDFGFDDYGSECDSIRITAFLDAGQDNLTPLGRLEKYAFSENVFNRQIVARGLLDVLREFSDNENDFISVMETVARMSEDGEPTVRAELMEQVPNIAMFLHESRPIFPAAFSRYLVPIVVRYLTDPNNQVRKTSQAALLVLLEQGLISKADMESKVCPVLLDLTEPSSDDDYKIEAVAIMCKVVTMLSKDTVEHLLLPRFCDLCSDARLFQVRKVCAANFGEFCSIVGQEATEKLLIPKFFDLCSDSLWGIRKACAECFMMVSNSTSPEVRRAKLSPLFISLISDQSRWVRQAAFQSLGRFISTFANPTSAGLHFREDGGLLDVTRCTSDSDCSLNSLNCADISGRRTERTIAHTPPNQDGRATPSPEHVPAVEEMNYDDNCHSFAHGEALDNLSHAGNNARNAKDFTQADENFNSFHFWRPPLPDISGELELLSCQMGDMIEKKKNKEDSKEAEDFQSLPDSKANPGKTTSDQIQMVLDCLQPHMDDPDVQAQVQVLSAALKAAQLDNPSDDSPTECQPVDSPADADADNPLVASKSVEVQSEADEILAEEEQATDSHPVTETCPVQEQGDVETQTEPPEDAEESPIDSPVLVSELIESVEEEGKDDLVCKDKPKVQNVIPQQLLDQYLSMTDPARAQTVDTEIAKHCAFSLPGVALTLGRQNWHCLKDTYETLATDVQWKVRRTLAFSIHELAVILGDQLTAADLVPIFNGFLKDLDEVRIGVLKHLYDFLKLLNADKRREYLYQLQEFMVTDNSRNWRFRYELAEQLILIIELYSHYDVYDYLRQIALTLCSDKVSEVRWISYKLVVEILQKLYSSGADDLAVNFISVLTVRFCHCPKWVGRQAFAFICQAVVEEDCMPMDQFSQHLLPSLLSLSSDPVANVRVLVAKALRQSVMEKAYFKEAGCTSSDELEETLMALQSDKDRDVRFFASLDPSKSLTMDTAPLI, encoded by the exons ATGGCAG GTCTATCTTTATACTTCGAAGATGGCCATGATGATCTGGATGATT TTGGATTTGATGACTACGGTTCAGAGTGTGATAGCATCCGCATCACGGCCTTCCTCGACGCAGGCCAGGACAACCTGACTCCACTTGGGAGGCTGGAGAAGTACGCCTTCAGTGAAAATGTCTTTAACAG ACAGATCGTGGCCCGCGGGCTGCTCGACGTACTCCGTGAGTTCAGCGATAACGAAAATGACTTCATCAGTGTCATGGAGACGGTTGCCAGAATGTCAGAAGATGGAG AGCCGACTGTACGAGCCGAGCTGATGGAGCAGGTCCCAAACATCGCCATGTTCTTACACGAAAGTCGGCCCATCTTCCCCGCGGCTTTCTCCAGATACTTAGTACCCATCGTTGTCCGATATCTCACCGATCCCAACAACCAG GTGCGAAAGACCAGCCAGGCGGCACTACTGGTGCTGCTGGAGCAGGGCCTCATCTCAAAGGCTGACATGGAATCCAAAGTTTGTCCGGTTCTGCTGGACCTCACAGAACCCAGCAGCGACGACGATTACAAGATTGAGGCGGTTGCT ATCATGTGTAAAGTGGTGACCATGCTGAGCAAAGACACGGTGGAGCATCTCTTACTGCCACGATTCTGCGACTTGTGTAGCGACGCCAGACTCTTTCAAGTGCGCAAG GTCTGCGCAGCAAATTTTGGAGAGTTCTGTTCAATTGTGGGTCAGGAGGCCACAGAAAAACTACTG ATTCCCAAGTTCTTCGACCTGTGCTCAGACAGCCTGTGGGGCATCAGGAAAGCCTGCGCCGAGTGCTTCATGATGGTCTCCAATTCGACGTCACCTGAGGTGCGGCGTGCAAAGTTGTCTCCGCTCTTCATCAGCCTCATCAGCGACCAGTCCCGCTGG GTGAGGCAGGCTGCCTTTCAGTCTCTGGGCCGTTTCATCTCCACCTTTGCCAACCCAACAAGCGCAGGCCTCCACTTTAGAGAGGACGGCGGGCTACTCGATGTTACCAGGTGCACGTCAGACAG CGACTGCTCCTTGAACTCCCTCAATTGCGCTGACATCAGCGGCCGCCGCACGGAACGAACGATCGCTCACACGCCTCCCAACCAAGATGGCCGTGCCACGCCGTCGCCGGAGCACGTGCCGGCGGTCGAGGAGATGAACTACGACGACAATTGCCACAGCTTCGCTCACGGAGAGGCGCTCGACAACTTGTCGCATGCCGGCAACAACGCCAGGAATGCCAAAGACTTCACACAGGCAGATGAGAACTTTAACTCCTTCCATTTTTGGAGGCCTCCTCTACCAGACATCAGCGGCGAACTGGAATTGCTTAGCTGTCAAATGGGAGACATgattgagaagaagaagaataaggAGGATTCAAAAGAAGCAGAAGATTTCCAAAGTCTTCCCGATTCCAAGGCCAACCCTGGTAAAACTACCAGCGACCAGATCCAGATGGTCTTAGACTGTTTGCAGCCGCACATGGACGACCCGGATGTCCAAG CTCAAGTTCAGGTATTGTCTGCGGCTCTGAAGGCTGCTCAACTCGACAACCCGTCCGACGACAGTCCCACGGAATGCCAGCCGGTCGACTCACCCGCCGACGCTGACGCAGACAACCCGCTTGTTGCAAGCAAATCGGTGGAAGTTCAGTCCGAGGCCGACGAGATTCTTGCCGAGGAGGAGCAAGCGACTGATAGCCACCCGGTCACTGAAACGTGTCCGGTCCAAGAGCAAGGAGACGTGGAGACACAGACGGAACCCCCGGAGGATGCGGAAGAGTCTCCAATTGACTCCCCGGTTCTG GTCTCTGAACTAATTGAAAGTGTGGAGGAAGAGGGCAAAGATGATTTGGTGTGTAAAGATAAGCCTAAAGTCCAG AATGTTATCCCCCAGCAGCTGTTGGATCAGTACCTCTCCATGACGGACCCGGCGCGGGCTCAGACGGTGGACACGGAGATCGCCAAGCACTGTGCCTTCAGCCTGCCGGGCGTGGCCCTCACTCTGGGTCGACAGAACTGGCACTGCCTCAAAGACACCTACGAAACGCTGGCCACTGATGTCCAG TGGAAAGTGCGCCGCACGCTGGCGTTCTCCATCCACGAACTGGCGGTCATCCTGGGCGACCAACTGACAGCGGCGGATCTGGTTCCCATCTTTAACGGCTTCCTCAAGGACCTGGATGAAGTCCGCATCGGTGTCCTCAAGCACCTCTACGACTTCCTCAAG TTGCTTAATGCGGACAAGAGGAGAGAATACTTGTACCAGCTCCAGGAGTTTATGGTGACCGACAACAGTCGCAACTGGAGGTTCCGATACGAGCTGGCAGA GCAGCTGATCCTGATCATCGAGTTGTATAGCCACTACGACGTGTACGACTACCTCAGGCAGATCGCACTCACGCTTTGCTCTGACAAGGTCTCGGAAGTCAGGTGGATTTCCTACAAGCTG GTGGTGGAGATCCTCCAGAAATTGTATTCAAGCGGTGCTGACGATTTGGCCGTGAACTTCATCAGCGTGCTCACTGTCAGGTTCTGCCATTGTCCCAAGTGGGTGGGACGACAAGCCTTCGCCTTCATCTGCCAA GCGGTGGTGGAGGAGGACTGCATGCCCATGGATCAGTTCAGCCAGCACCTCCTGCCCAGCCTGCTCAGCCTCTCGTCAGACCCGGTGGCCAACGTGCGTGTGCTGGTGGCCAAGGCCCTGCGACAAAGCGTCATGGAGAAAG CCTACTTCAAGGAGGCGGGCTGCACCTCGTCGGATGAGCTGGAGGAAACCTTGATGGCGCTCCAGTCGGACAAGGACAGGGATGTGCGCTTCTTCGCCAGCCTGGACCCCAGCAAAAGCCTGACCATGGATACGGCCCCCCTCATCTAG